The nucleotide sequence CTTTTTCTCCAGATTTCTTTACCATCTTTTAAGAGAATTAAAGTTGGTATGGAAAGGATATCATACTTCTTTGTTAAATTTTCATTCTCATCAACATCAATTTTAACAAATTTCACTTTGTTTTTATATTTGGGAATAACTTCAGATTCTATTATCCTGTCTAGAACAATGCAGGTTGAACACCACTTTCCTGTAAAATCCAAAACCTT is from Acidobacteriota bacterium and encodes:
- a CDS encoding thioredoxin family protein, with amino-acid sequence MGVKVLDFTGKWCSTCIVLDRIIESEVIPKYKNKVKFVKIDVDENENLTKKYDILSIPTLILLKDGKEIWRKSGFMSKNEVIKELEKAIK